Proteins encoded together in one Oncorhynchus masou masou isolate Uvic2021 chromosome 3, UVic_Omas_1.1, whole genome shotgun sequence window:
- the LOC135514103 gene encoding dynein light chain Tctex-type 5, with product MTTQQPPLSQEILAQCNQQAMEPWGSRKLRQSRQGSISTLRSSLSRDQQQQQHPRYPLLLPRGFLPIESSSRRPNISNPNSPLIRRDLVALTKRFSFGGWLQGSRASFSGLPLHQPVQLENTYKTEPEKGCLFKASKVQKLVQDMLDSYLDGASYNAASGSHLSQILSDMVKSKVKEMSPPRYKLVCQVVVGQNRSQGLQVASRCLWDSQHDDFAVAMFQNHSLFTLVIVHGVYCE from the coding sequence ATGACGACCCAGCAGCCCCCTCTCTCCCAGGAGATTCTGGCTCAGTGTAACCAGCAGGCCATGGAACCATGGGGCTCCCGGAAGCTTCGACAGAGCCGCCAaggctccatctccaccctccgCAGCTCCCTGTCTAGGgaccaacagcagcagcaacatccCCGGTACCCTCTTCTACTCCCAAGGGGCTTCCTCCCTATCGAGTCCTCATCCAGGAGGCCCAATATCAGCAACCCAAACTCCCCTTTAATACGCCGGGACTTGGTCGCCCTGACCAAGCGTTTTTCTTTTGGCGGTTGGCTTCAGGGCAGTCGGGCCAGTTTCTCTGGGTTGCCCCTACATCAGCCTGTCCAGCTAGAGAACACCTATAAGACTGAACCAGAGAAGGGATGTCTTTTTAAAGCCAGTAAGGTCCAGAAGCTTGTGCAAGACATGCTGGATAGTTATCTGGATGGGGCCAGCTATAACGCAGCCTCAGGCAGCCATCTTAGCCAGATTCTGTCAGACATGGTGAAGAGCAAAGTGAAAGAGATGAGTCCTCCGCGGTACAAGCTGGTGTGTCAGGTGGTGGTGGGGCAGAACAGGAGCCAGGGTCTACAAGTGGCCAGTCGCTGTCTTTGGGACTCGCAACATGACGACTTTGCAGTTGCCATGTTCCAAAACCATTCTCTTTTCACGTTGGTCATAGTCCATGGAGTTTATTGTGAGTGA
- the LOC135514108 gene encoding serine/threonine-protein kinase PLK3-like, whose amino-acid sequence MDTPRFATSQGSSCLTMNPNLFKPSPEREVIPPTKPNRTKSEQIKPELAQVVTDSKTGKSYSKGKLLGKGGFARCYEMTDLSNKKMYAVKVIPQSRVSKPHQRDKITNEIELHKTLHHKHVVKFSHHFEDQDNIYIFLELCSRKSLAHIWKARHTLTDPEVRYYLRQIISGLKYLHNRGILHRDLKLGNFFVNENMELRLGDFGLAAKLEPVEQRKKTICGTPNYLAPEVLNRQGHGTESDIWSLGCVMYTLMCGNPPFETLDLKETYKCIKEVKYNLPSTLSPAAQKLISGILQKNPSDRLTLDQILNHQFFTKAFTPDKLPPSSCVTVPELNLPSPAKKFFTKMAKSLFGKRKSKVDNSRCEERESISKLVSGIVKCSISRQISYKTVGANEPPTRTVGQQVSSGPLDTPAEEESRKSAASGSFKGTVASSTELCEDGVTPAAIAESAMKVLNSCLSAMPAATRNPPCLSRPKSFIWVTKWVDYSNKYGFGYQLSNQDIGVLFNEGTHLSLCDQRKTVHYCMTNNKHFTFQASALPEQLCSQKQIVELMANYMEQNLMEGGDLHCEEQPPSQPPLLLQWVKTDHALVMLFNNGTLQVNFYTDHTKIILCKSSGSYLLTYISRERVSNTYILSVLSEMGCSAELRHRMHYVVQLLKHHADS is encoded by the exons ATGGATACCCCACGTTTCGCCACTTCTCAGGGTAGTTCATGTCTCACGATGAATCCGAATCTATTCAAACCTAGTCCAGAACGTGAAGTTATTCCTCCTACTAAACCGAACAGGACTAAATCAGAACAAATCAAACCAGAACTCGCCCAGGTGGTGACAGATTCCAAGACAGGGAAGTCTTACAGCAAAGGAAAGCTTCTGGGAAAG GGTGGCTTTGCACGATGCTATGAAATGACAGACCTTTCTAACAAGAAAATGTATGCTGTAAAGGTGATACCACAGAGCAGGGTGTCAAAACCTCATCAGAGAGATAAG ATAACAAATGAAATCGAGCTTCACAAAACCCTTCATCACAAGCATGTGGTCAAGTTCTCCCATCATTTTGAAGACCAAGACAACATCTATATTTTCCTAGAACTCTGCAGTAGAAAG TCCCTGGCACACATTTGGAAAGcaagacacacactgacagacccAGAAGTGCGGTACTACCTCCGGCAGATCATTTCTGGGCTGAAGTACCTTCACAATAGGGGCATCCTTCACAGGGATCTCAAATTAG GGAATTTCTTTGTGAATGAGAACATGGAGTTACGGTTAGGGGACTTCGGCCTGGCAGCAAAGTTGGAACCAGTTGAGCAGAGGAAGAA AACTATATGTGGAACACCTAACTACCTTGCACCTGAGGTGTTGAACAGGCAGGGCCATGGAACAGAGTCTGACATCTGGTCACTAGGTTGTGTCAT GTACACGCTGATGTGCGGGAACCCTCCCTTTGAAACCCTTGATCTGAAAGAGACGTACAAGTGTATAAAGGAAGTGAAATACAACCTGCCCTCAACCCTGTCTCCTGCTGCTCAGAAACTCATCTCTGGCATTCTGCAGAAGAACCCCAGCGACCGCCTCACACTGGACCAAATCCTCAACCACCAATTCTTCACAAAA GCTTTCACCCCAGACAAGCTGCCTCCCAGCAGCTGTGTGACAGTGCCAGAGCTCAACCTGCCCAGCCCTGCCAAGAAGTTTTTCACCAAGATGGCCAAGAGTCTTTTTGGAAAGAGAAAATCCAAAG TGGATAACAGCCGTTGTGAAGAGCGGGAGAGCATCTCCAAGCTTGTGTCTGGCATCGTCAAATGCTCCATTAGTCGCCAGATAAGCTATAAAACAGTTGGAGCCAATGAG CCTCCCACTCGCACAGTAGGCCAGCAAGTCAGCTCTGGTCCGCTGGATACTCCAGCTGAGGAGGAGTCCAGGAAGTCCGCAGCATCAGGCTCCTTTAAAGGCACGGTGGCCAGCAGCACAGAAC TATGCGAAGATGGCGTTACCCCTGCTGCTATAGCGGAGTCAGCCATGAAGGTCCTCAACAGCTGTTTGTCTGCTATGCCTGCAG CTACAAGAAATCCACCTTGTCTCTCCAGACCCAAATCATTTATCTGGGTCACAAAATGGGTTGATTATTCCAATAAATATGGCTTTGGCTACCAGCTCTCAAATCAAGACATTGGTGTGCTCTTCAACGAGGGGACACACTTGAGTCTGTGTGATCAGCGCAA GACTGTGCACTACTGCATGACCAACAACAAACACTTCACCTTCCAGGCCAGTGCTTTACCAGAGCAGCTCTGCAGCCAGAAGCAGATTGTGGAGCTTATGGCCAACTACATGGAACAGAACCTCATGGAG GGTGGAGACCTCCACTGTGAAGAACAGCCTCCCTCCCAGCCACCGCTCCTTCTGCAGTGGGTGAAGACCGACCATGCTCTGGTGATGCTCTTCAACAATGGTACCCTGCAG GTGAATTTCTACACTGACCACACCAAGATCATCCTGTGCAAGTCTTCTGGCTCCTACCTACTGACCTACATCAGCCGAGAGCGTGTGTCCAACACCTACATCCTGAGCGTGCTGTCAGAGATGGGCTGTTCTGCCGAGCTGCGGCACCGCATGCATTACGTGGTCCAGCTACTCAAACACCACGCGGATTCATAA